Proteins encoded together in one Piliocolobus tephrosceles isolate RC106 chromosome 15, ASM277652v3, whole genome shotgun sequence window:
- the ARID5A gene encoding AT-rich interactive domain-containing protein 5A isoform X2 has translation MAAPVKGNRKQSAEGDALDPPASPKPVGEQNGSQNPIPLEDSPEAGGEREEEQEREEEQAFLVSLYKFMKERHTPIERVPHLGFKQINLWKIYKAVEKLGAYELVTGRRLWKNVYDELGGSPGSTSAATCTRRHYERLVLPYVRHLKGEDDKPLPTSKPRKQYKMAKENRGDDGATERPKKAKEERHMDQMMPGKTKADVADPAPLLSQEPPRNSTEQQGPASGSSVSFAGASGCPEAYKRLLSSFYCKGTHGIMSPLAKKKLLAQVSKVEALQCQEEGCRHGAEPQASPAVHLPGSPQSPKGLTENSRHRLTPQEGLQSPGGSLREGAPAGPCPAAPIFTGCFHTHPTEVLKPVSQHPRDFFSRLKDGALLGPPGKEGLSVKEPQLVWGGDVNRPSAFHKGGSRKGILYPKPKACWVSPMAKVPAESPTLPPTFPGSTGLGSKRSLEEEGAAHSGKRLRAVSPFLKEADAKKCGAKPAGSGLVSCLLGPALGPVPPEAYRGTMLHCPLNFTGTPGPLKGQAALPFSPLVIPAFPAHFLATAGPSPMAAGLMHFPPTSFDSALRHRLCPASSAWHAPPVTTYAAPHFFHLNTKL, from the exons CAGCCCCTGTCAAAGGGAACAGGAAGCAGTCCGCAGAGGGTGACGCCCTAGATCCACCTGCATCACCCAAACCTGTTGGCGAGCAGAACGGGAGCCAGAACCCCATCCCACTGGAG GACTCCCCCGAGGCAGGCGGGGAgcgggaggaggagcaggagcgGGAGGAGGAGCAGGCCTTCCTGGTCAGCCTCTACAAGTTCATGAAGGAGCGACACACGCCCATCGAGAGGGTGCCCCATCTTGGCTTCAAGCAGA TAAACCTGTGGAAGATCTACAAGGCAGTGGAGAAGCTGGGGGCCTATGAGCTG GTGACCGGGCGCCGCCTCTGGAAGAACGTGTACGACGAGCTGGGGGGCAGCCCGGGCAGCACCAGCGCGGCCACGTGCACGCGCCGCCACTACGAGAG GCTGGTTCTGCCGTATGTGCGGCACCTGAAGGGGGAGGATGACAAGCCGCTGCCCACCTCCAAGCCCAGGAAACAGTACAAGATGGCCAAGGAGAACAGGGGGGATGATGGGGCCACCGAACGGCCGAAGAAGGCCAAGGAGGAGCGGCACATGGACCAG ATGATGCCAGGAAAGACCAAAGCAGATGTTGCTGACCCAGCACCGCTTCTTAGCCAGGAGCCTCCCAGGAACAGTACAGAACAGCAGGGCCCGGCCTCTGGGTCTTCTGTGTCCTTTGCGGGTGCCAGCGGCTGCCCTGAGGCCTACAAGCGGCTCCTATCCAGCTTCTACTGCAAGGGGACACACGGCATCATGTCACCACTGGCCAAAAAGAAGCTCCTCGCCCAGGTGAGCAAGGTGGAGGCCTTGCAGTGCCAGGAGGAGGGCTGTCGCCATGGGGCAGAGCCCCAGGCGTCCCCAGCTGTTCACCTCCCAGGGAGTCCCCAGAGCCCCAAAGGGCTGACTGAGAACTCCAGGCACCGGCTGACCCCTCAGGAGGGACTGCAGTCCCCGGGTGGCAGCCTCAGGGAGGGGGCTCCAGCGGGCCCCTGCCCGGCAGCCCCCATTTTCACAGGCTGCTTCCACACCCACCCCACCGAGGTGCTGAAGCCTGTCAGCCAGCACCCCAGGGACTTCTTCTCCAGACTTAAAGATGGGGCGCTGTTGGGGCCTCCTGGCAAAGAGGGGCTGTCCGTGAAAGAGCCCCAGCTGGTGTGGGGCGGGGACGTCAACCGCCCTTCCGCATTCCACAAAGGCGGCTCCAGAAAGGGTATTCTCTACCCCAAGCCCAAAGCCTGCTGGGTGTCCCCCATGGCCAAGGTCCCAGCCGAGAGCCCCACGCTCCCACCCACCTTCCCCGGTAGCACAGGCCTGGGCAGCAAGCGCAGCCTCGAGGAAGAGGGTGCTGCCCACAGCGGGAAGAGACTGCGGGCCGTGTCTCCCTTTCTTAAGGAGGCAGATGCCAAGAAATGTGGGGCCAAACCTGCGGGGTCCGGCCTGGTCTCCTGCCTTCTGGGCCCAGCCCTGGGGCCTGTGCCCCCAGAGGCCTACAGGGGCACCATGCTGCACTGCCCGCTGAACTTCACCGGCACCCCGGGCCCCTTGAAGGGCCAGGCTGCACTCCCCTTCAGCCCCCTGGTCATCCCAGCCTTCCCGGCCCACTTCCTGGCCACTGCAGGCCCCTCACCCATGGCCGCTGGCCTGATGCACTTCCCCCCCACGTCCTTCGACAGCGCTCTCCGCCACAGACTTTGCCCGGCCTCATCTGCCTGGCACGCACCACCAGTCACAACCTATGCAGCGCCCCACTTCTTCCACCTCAACACCAAGCTGTAG
- the ARID5A gene encoding AT-rich interactive domain-containing protein 5A isoform X4 translates to MAAPVKGNRKQSAEGDALDPPASPKPVGEQNGSQNPIPLEVTGRRLWKNVYDELGGSPGSTSAATCTRRHYERLVLPYVRHLKGEDDKPLPTSKPRKQYKMAKENRGDDGATERPKKAKEERHMDQMMPGKTKADVADPAPLLSQEPPRNSTEQQGPASGSSVSFAGASGCPEAYKRLLSSFYCKGTHGIMSPLAKKKLLAQVSKVEALQCQEEGCRHGAEPQASPAVHLPGSPQSPKGLTENSRHRLTPQEGLQSPGGSLREGAPAGPCPAAPIFTGCFHTHPTEVLKPVSQHPRDFFSRLKDGALLGPPGKEGLSVKEPQLVWGGDVNRPSAFHKGGSRKGILYPKPKACWVSPMAKVPAESPTLPPTFPGSTGLGSKRSLEEEGAAHSGKRLRAVSPFLKEADAKKCGAKPAGSGLVSCLLGPALGPVPPEAYRGTMLHCPLNFTGTPGPLKGQAALPFSPLVIPAFPAHFLATAGPSPMAAGLMHFPPTSFDSALRHRLCPASSAWHAPPVTTYAAPHFFHLNTKL, encoded by the exons CAGCCCCTGTCAAAGGGAACAGGAAGCAGTCCGCAGAGGGTGACGCCCTAGATCCACCTGCATCACCCAAACCTGTTGGCGAGCAGAACGGGAGCCAGAACCCCATCCCACTGGAG GTGACCGGGCGCCGCCTCTGGAAGAACGTGTACGACGAGCTGGGGGGCAGCCCGGGCAGCACCAGCGCGGCCACGTGCACGCGCCGCCACTACGAGAG GCTGGTTCTGCCGTATGTGCGGCACCTGAAGGGGGAGGATGACAAGCCGCTGCCCACCTCCAAGCCCAGGAAACAGTACAAGATGGCCAAGGAGAACAGGGGGGATGATGGGGCCACCGAACGGCCGAAGAAGGCCAAGGAGGAGCGGCACATGGACCAG ATGATGCCAGGAAAGACCAAAGCAGATGTTGCTGACCCAGCACCGCTTCTTAGCCAGGAGCCTCCCAGGAACAGTACAGAACAGCAGGGCCCGGCCTCTGGGTCTTCTGTGTCCTTTGCGGGTGCCAGCGGCTGCCCTGAGGCCTACAAGCGGCTCCTATCCAGCTTCTACTGCAAGGGGACACACGGCATCATGTCACCACTGGCCAAAAAGAAGCTCCTCGCCCAGGTGAGCAAGGTGGAGGCCTTGCAGTGCCAGGAGGAGGGCTGTCGCCATGGGGCAGAGCCCCAGGCGTCCCCAGCTGTTCACCTCCCAGGGAGTCCCCAGAGCCCCAAAGGGCTGACTGAGAACTCCAGGCACCGGCTGACCCCTCAGGAGGGACTGCAGTCCCCGGGTGGCAGCCTCAGGGAGGGGGCTCCAGCGGGCCCCTGCCCGGCAGCCCCCATTTTCACAGGCTGCTTCCACACCCACCCCACCGAGGTGCTGAAGCCTGTCAGCCAGCACCCCAGGGACTTCTTCTCCAGACTTAAAGATGGGGCGCTGTTGGGGCCTCCTGGCAAAGAGGGGCTGTCCGTGAAAGAGCCCCAGCTGGTGTGGGGCGGGGACGTCAACCGCCCTTCCGCATTCCACAAAGGCGGCTCCAGAAAGGGTATTCTCTACCCCAAGCCCAAAGCCTGCTGGGTGTCCCCCATGGCCAAGGTCCCAGCCGAGAGCCCCACGCTCCCACCCACCTTCCCCGGTAGCACAGGCCTGGGCAGCAAGCGCAGCCTCGAGGAAGAGGGTGCTGCCCACAGCGGGAAGAGACTGCGGGCCGTGTCTCCCTTTCTTAAGGAGGCAGATGCCAAGAAATGTGGGGCCAAACCTGCGGGGTCCGGCCTGGTCTCCTGCCTTCTGGGCCCAGCCCTGGGGCCTGTGCCCCCAGAGGCCTACAGGGGCACCATGCTGCACTGCCCGCTGAACTTCACCGGCACCCCGGGCCCCTTGAAGGGCCAGGCTGCACTCCCCTTCAGCCCCCTGGTCATCCCAGCCTTCCCGGCCCACTTCCTGGCCACTGCAGGCCCCTCACCCATGGCCGCTGGCCTGATGCACTTCCCCCCCACGTCCTTCGACAGCGCTCTCCGCCACAGACTTTGCCCGGCCTCATCTGCCTGGCACGCACCACCAGTCACAACCTATGCAGCGCCCCACTTCTTCCACCTCAACACCAAGCTGTAG
- the ARID5A gene encoding AT-rich interactive domain-containing protein 5A isoform X3, producing MGRLLLFLLLASQVLSPHPFLLPSLLAAAPVKGNRKQSAEGDALDPPASPKPVGEQNGSQNPIPLEVTGRRLWKNVYDELGGSPGSTSAATCTRRHYERLVLPYVRHLKGEDDKPLPTSKPRKQYKMAKENRGDDGATERPKKAKEERHMDQMMPGKTKADVADPAPLLSQEPPRNSTEQQGPASGSSVSFAGASGCPEAYKRLLSSFYCKGTHGIMSPLAKKKLLAQVSKVEALQCQEEGCRHGAEPQASPAVHLPGSPQSPKGLTENSRHRLTPQEGLQSPGGSLREGAPAGPCPAAPIFTGCFHTHPTEVLKPVSQHPRDFFSRLKDGALLGPPGKEGLSVKEPQLVWGGDVNRPSAFHKGGSRKGILYPKPKACWVSPMAKVPAESPTLPPTFPGSTGLGSKRSLEEEGAAHSGKRLRAVSPFLKEADAKKCGAKPAGSGLVSCLLGPALGPVPPEAYRGTMLHCPLNFTGTPGPLKGQAALPFSPLVIPAFPAHFLATAGPSPMAAGLMHFPPTSFDSALRHRLCPASSAWHAPPVTTYAAPHFFHLNTKL from the exons ATGGGGAGACTGCTCCTGTTCCTCCTGCTTGCATCTCAGGtgctctctccccaccccttcctcctTCCGTCTCTCCTTGCAGCAGCCCCTGTCAAAGGGAACAGGAAGCAGTCCGCAGAGGGTGACGCCCTAGATCCACCTGCATCACCCAAACCTGTTGGCGAGCAGAACGGGAGCCAGAACCCCATCCCACTGGAG GTGACCGGGCGCCGCCTCTGGAAGAACGTGTACGACGAGCTGGGGGGCAGCCCGGGCAGCACCAGCGCGGCCACGTGCACGCGCCGCCACTACGAGAG GCTGGTTCTGCCGTATGTGCGGCACCTGAAGGGGGAGGATGACAAGCCGCTGCCCACCTCCAAGCCCAGGAAACAGTACAAGATGGCCAAGGAGAACAGGGGGGATGATGGGGCCACCGAACGGCCGAAGAAGGCCAAGGAGGAGCGGCACATGGACCAG ATGATGCCAGGAAAGACCAAAGCAGATGTTGCTGACCCAGCACCGCTTCTTAGCCAGGAGCCTCCCAGGAACAGTACAGAACAGCAGGGCCCGGCCTCTGGGTCTTCTGTGTCCTTTGCGGGTGCCAGCGGCTGCCCTGAGGCCTACAAGCGGCTCCTATCCAGCTTCTACTGCAAGGGGACACACGGCATCATGTCACCACTGGCCAAAAAGAAGCTCCTCGCCCAGGTGAGCAAGGTGGAGGCCTTGCAGTGCCAGGAGGAGGGCTGTCGCCATGGGGCAGAGCCCCAGGCGTCCCCAGCTGTTCACCTCCCAGGGAGTCCCCAGAGCCCCAAAGGGCTGACTGAGAACTCCAGGCACCGGCTGACCCCTCAGGAGGGACTGCAGTCCCCGGGTGGCAGCCTCAGGGAGGGGGCTCCAGCGGGCCCCTGCCCGGCAGCCCCCATTTTCACAGGCTGCTTCCACACCCACCCCACCGAGGTGCTGAAGCCTGTCAGCCAGCACCCCAGGGACTTCTTCTCCAGACTTAAAGATGGGGCGCTGTTGGGGCCTCCTGGCAAAGAGGGGCTGTCCGTGAAAGAGCCCCAGCTGGTGTGGGGCGGGGACGTCAACCGCCCTTCCGCATTCCACAAAGGCGGCTCCAGAAAGGGTATTCTCTACCCCAAGCCCAAAGCCTGCTGGGTGTCCCCCATGGCCAAGGTCCCAGCCGAGAGCCCCACGCTCCCACCCACCTTCCCCGGTAGCACAGGCCTGGGCAGCAAGCGCAGCCTCGAGGAAGAGGGTGCTGCCCACAGCGGGAAGAGACTGCGGGCCGTGTCTCCCTTTCTTAAGGAGGCAGATGCCAAGAAATGTGGGGCCAAACCTGCGGGGTCCGGCCTGGTCTCCTGCCTTCTGGGCCCAGCCCTGGGGCCTGTGCCCCCAGAGGCCTACAGGGGCACCATGCTGCACTGCCCGCTGAACTTCACCGGCACCCCGGGCCCCTTGAAGGGCCAGGCTGCACTCCCCTTCAGCCCCCTGGTCATCCCAGCCTTCCCGGCCCACTTCCTGGCCACTGCAGGCCCCTCACCCATGGCCGCTGGCCTGATGCACTTCCCCCCCACGTCCTTCGACAGCGCTCTCCGCCACAGACTTTGCCCGGCCTCATCTGCCTGGCACGCACCACCAGTCACAACCTATGCAGCGCCCCACTTCTTCCACCTCAACACCAAGCTGTAG
- the ARID5A gene encoding AT-rich interactive domain-containing protein 5A isoform X1 has product MGRLLLFLLLASQVLSPHPFLLPSLLAAAPVKGNRKQSAEGDALDPPASPKPVGEQNGSQNPIPLEDSPEAGGEREEEQEREEEQAFLVSLYKFMKERHTPIERVPHLGFKQINLWKIYKAVEKLGAYELVTGRRLWKNVYDELGGSPGSTSAATCTRRHYERLVLPYVRHLKGEDDKPLPTSKPRKQYKMAKENRGDDGATERPKKAKEERHMDQMMPGKTKADVADPAPLLSQEPPRNSTEQQGPASGSSVSFAGASGCPEAYKRLLSSFYCKGTHGIMSPLAKKKLLAQVSKVEALQCQEEGCRHGAEPQASPAVHLPGSPQSPKGLTENSRHRLTPQEGLQSPGGSLREGAPAGPCPAAPIFTGCFHTHPTEVLKPVSQHPRDFFSRLKDGALLGPPGKEGLSVKEPQLVWGGDVNRPSAFHKGGSRKGILYPKPKACWVSPMAKVPAESPTLPPTFPGSTGLGSKRSLEEEGAAHSGKRLRAVSPFLKEADAKKCGAKPAGSGLVSCLLGPALGPVPPEAYRGTMLHCPLNFTGTPGPLKGQAALPFSPLVIPAFPAHFLATAGPSPMAAGLMHFPPTSFDSALRHRLCPASSAWHAPPVTTYAAPHFFHLNTKL; this is encoded by the exons ATGGGGAGACTGCTCCTGTTCCTCCTGCTTGCATCTCAGGtgctctctccccaccccttcctcctTCCGTCTCTCCTTGCAGCAGCCCCTGTCAAAGGGAACAGGAAGCAGTCCGCAGAGGGTGACGCCCTAGATCCACCTGCATCACCCAAACCTGTTGGCGAGCAGAACGGGAGCCAGAACCCCATCCCACTGGAG GACTCCCCCGAGGCAGGCGGGGAgcgggaggaggagcaggagcgGGAGGAGGAGCAGGCCTTCCTGGTCAGCCTCTACAAGTTCATGAAGGAGCGACACACGCCCATCGAGAGGGTGCCCCATCTTGGCTTCAAGCAGA TAAACCTGTGGAAGATCTACAAGGCAGTGGAGAAGCTGGGGGCCTATGAGCTG GTGACCGGGCGCCGCCTCTGGAAGAACGTGTACGACGAGCTGGGGGGCAGCCCGGGCAGCACCAGCGCGGCCACGTGCACGCGCCGCCACTACGAGAG GCTGGTTCTGCCGTATGTGCGGCACCTGAAGGGGGAGGATGACAAGCCGCTGCCCACCTCCAAGCCCAGGAAACAGTACAAGATGGCCAAGGAGAACAGGGGGGATGATGGGGCCACCGAACGGCCGAAGAAGGCCAAGGAGGAGCGGCACATGGACCAG ATGATGCCAGGAAAGACCAAAGCAGATGTTGCTGACCCAGCACCGCTTCTTAGCCAGGAGCCTCCCAGGAACAGTACAGAACAGCAGGGCCCGGCCTCTGGGTCTTCTGTGTCCTTTGCGGGTGCCAGCGGCTGCCCTGAGGCCTACAAGCGGCTCCTATCCAGCTTCTACTGCAAGGGGACACACGGCATCATGTCACCACTGGCCAAAAAGAAGCTCCTCGCCCAGGTGAGCAAGGTGGAGGCCTTGCAGTGCCAGGAGGAGGGCTGTCGCCATGGGGCAGAGCCCCAGGCGTCCCCAGCTGTTCACCTCCCAGGGAGTCCCCAGAGCCCCAAAGGGCTGACTGAGAACTCCAGGCACCGGCTGACCCCTCAGGAGGGACTGCAGTCCCCGGGTGGCAGCCTCAGGGAGGGGGCTCCAGCGGGCCCCTGCCCGGCAGCCCCCATTTTCACAGGCTGCTTCCACACCCACCCCACCGAGGTGCTGAAGCCTGTCAGCCAGCACCCCAGGGACTTCTTCTCCAGACTTAAAGATGGGGCGCTGTTGGGGCCTCCTGGCAAAGAGGGGCTGTCCGTGAAAGAGCCCCAGCTGGTGTGGGGCGGGGACGTCAACCGCCCTTCCGCATTCCACAAAGGCGGCTCCAGAAAGGGTATTCTCTACCCCAAGCCCAAAGCCTGCTGGGTGTCCCCCATGGCCAAGGTCCCAGCCGAGAGCCCCACGCTCCCACCCACCTTCCCCGGTAGCACAGGCCTGGGCAGCAAGCGCAGCCTCGAGGAAGAGGGTGCTGCCCACAGCGGGAAGAGACTGCGGGCCGTGTCTCCCTTTCTTAAGGAGGCAGATGCCAAGAAATGTGGGGCCAAACCTGCGGGGTCCGGCCTGGTCTCCTGCCTTCTGGGCCCAGCCCTGGGGCCTGTGCCCCCAGAGGCCTACAGGGGCACCATGCTGCACTGCCCGCTGAACTTCACCGGCACCCCGGGCCCCTTGAAGGGCCAGGCTGCACTCCCCTTCAGCCCCCTGGTCATCCCAGCCTTCCCGGCCCACTTCCTGGCCACTGCAGGCCCCTCACCCATGGCCGCTGGCCTGATGCACTTCCCCCCCACGTCCTTCGACAGCGCTCTCCGCCACAGACTTTGCCCGGCCTCATCTGCCTGGCACGCACCACCAGTCACAACCTATGCAGCGCCCCACTTCTTCCACCTCAACACCAAGCTGTAG
- the ARID5A gene encoding AT-rich interactive domain-containing protein 5A isoform X5 has translation MAKENRGDDGATERPKKAKEERHMDQMMPGKTKADVADPAPLLSQEPPRNSTEQQGPASGSSVSFAGASGCPEAYKRLLSSFYCKGTHGIMSPLAKKKLLAQVSKVEALQCQEEGCRHGAEPQASPAVHLPGSPQSPKGLTENSRHRLTPQEGLQSPGGSLREGAPAGPCPAAPIFTGCFHTHPTEVLKPVSQHPRDFFSRLKDGALLGPPGKEGLSVKEPQLVWGGDVNRPSAFHKGGSRKGILYPKPKACWVSPMAKVPAESPTLPPTFPGSTGLGSKRSLEEEGAAHSGKRLRAVSPFLKEADAKKCGAKPAGSGLVSCLLGPALGPVPPEAYRGTMLHCPLNFTGTPGPLKGQAALPFSPLVIPAFPAHFLATAGPSPMAAGLMHFPPTSFDSALRHRLCPASSAWHAPPVTTYAAPHFFHLNTKL, from the exons ATGGCCAAGGAGAACAGGGGGGATGATGGGGCCACCGAACGGCCGAAGAAGGCCAAGGAGGAGCGGCACATGGACCAG ATGATGCCAGGAAAGACCAAAGCAGATGTTGCTGACCCAGCACCGCTTCTTAGCCAGGAGCCTCCCAGGAACAGTACAGAACAGCAGGGCCCGGCCTCTGGGTCTTCTGTGTCCTTTGCGGGTGCCAGCGGCTGCCCTGAGGCCTACAAGCGGCTCCTATCCAGCTTCTACTGCAAGGGGACACACGGCATCATGTCACCACTGGCCAAAAAGAAGCTCCTCGCCCAGGTGAGCAAGGTGGAGGCCTTGCAGTGCCAGGAGGAGGGCTGTCGCCATGGGGCAGAGCCCCAGGCGTCCCCAGCTGTTCACCTCCCAGGGAGTCCCCAGAGCCCCAAAGGGCTGACTGAGAACTCCAGGCACCGGCTGACCCCTCAGGAGGGACTGCAGTCCCCGGGTGGCAGCCTCAGGGAGGGGGCTCCAGCGGGCCCCTGCCCGGCAGCCCCCATTTTCACAGGCTGCTTCCACACCCACCCCACCGAGGTGCTGAAGCCTGTCAGCCAGCACCCCAGGGACTTCTTCTCCAGACTTAAAGATGGGGCGCTGTTGGGGCCTCCTGGCAAAGAGGGGCTGTCCGTGAAAGAGCCCCAGCTGGTGTGGGGCGGGGACGTCAACCGCCCTTCCGCATTCCACAAAGGCGGCTCCAGAAAGGGTATTCTCTACCCCAAGCCCAAAGCCTGCTGGGTGTCCCCCATGGCCAAGGTCCCAGCCGAGAGCCCCACGCTCCCACCCACCTTCCCCGGTAGCACAGGCCTGGGCAGCAAGCGCAGCCTCGAGGAAGAGGGTGCTGCCCACAGCGGGAAGAGACTGCGGGCCGTGTCTCCCTTTCTTAAGGAGGCAGATGCCAAGAAATGTGGGGCCAAACCTGCGGGGTCCGGCCTGGTCTCCTGCCTTCTGGGCCCAGCCCTGGGGCCTGTGCCCCCAGAGGCCTACAGGGGCACCATGCTGCACTGCCCGCTGAACTTCACCGGCACCCCGGGCCCCTTGAAGGGCCAGGCTGCACTCCCCTTCAGCCCCCTGGTCATCCCAGCCTTCCCGGCCCACTTCCTGGCCACTGCAGGCCCCTCACCCATGGCCGCTGGCCTGATGCACTTCCCCCCCACGTCCTTCGACAGCGCTCTCCGCCACAGACTTTGCCCGGCCTCATCTGCCTGGCACGCACCACCAGTCACAACCTATGCAGCGCCCCACTTCTTCCACCTCAACACCAAGCTGTAG